The window CATGAAAACCATCCAGAATCAAAAATCCATGCTGCCCGAATCAAGGGCAGATGACCCAAACGCAAATTGCGTCAGCTGGCTTCCTGCAATCCCAGGAATCGCCTGAGTTCCCGCCTGGGAATCCGCAGGCCTTCCGGAGTCTCCAGGGCACTGAGGGTCCCGGAGCGAATCCAGCGTCTGACGGTGCGGTCATGACAGAAGGTGAAATCTGCCACCTCGCGCACGGTCAGGAATTTCGGAAGATGACGCAACTGGTCGTTTAAAGTCATGCGAACCTCCCCTTGCCACCAAAAAAACAGGACCGCACAAGGCGGTCCTGATTCCAAGTCACTTCGTTGTCGAGTGACGGTGAGCCGATACTGTTTAGAGCAAACGGTGGCATCTGGTTTGATTATAACCCTGAATGTCAGCAGAAAGTAAATACCTTGTTACAAAAAGCACAGCCAGGGGCCGTCAGCGGTCAGCCGTCAGCGGTCAGCCATCAGCGGTCAGCAGAAGCTCAAAGCCCTGATGCAGAGACAGCGGTTCTGAAATGTTTGGATTGCAAGAGAGGGAAGGCAGGTTTGTTGCTGCTTCCAGAACTGAAGCTTTTGCTCTGGCCAGGGTGACTGAAAGCTGACGGCTGACGGCTGACCGCTATATAGTGGTGCAATATGGATTTTTTCCTGAAAACCAGTGGCACATGGATCAACGTGGTGACGGTCCTTCTGGGCACCTTTCTGGGTGTCATTCTGGGAGGCCGCATCCCTGACCGCATGAACCGCACCCTCATGCAGGTGCTGGCCGTGACAACCCTGTACATTGCCATCGACATGGGAGGAAGTCTGGCAGGGCTCAGCATCGGAAAGCTTCCTGGCATCATTGCCGCCCTGATCTGTCTGGCCCTTGGAGCCGTGATCGGTGAGGTGCTGCAGTTGGAGGAGCATCTGGGGGGTCTGGGAGAAACCCTGAAAGAGAAATTCAAGGGCAAGGGCCGCTTTACCGAGGGCTTTGTCACTGCAAGCCTGCTGTTCTGCATCGGCCCCATGACCATCATCGGGAGCATTCAGAATGGCCTGCAGCTTGATCCCAAAACCCTGATCCTGAAGGCCACGCTGGACGGCATTGCAGCGGTGGCCCTCACCGGGGTGTATGGCATGGGGGTGGGGTTCTCTGCTGTTGTCGTTCTGGTTGTGCAGGGCATCTTCAGCCTGGCGGCAGGTGGGCTGGCCAGCGCACTTCCCAACCCCGCAACAGACCCTGGCGTGCTGCTGATCACCGGAACGGGAGGTCTGATGATCACCGGGATCAGTTTCAACCTGCTTTTCGGCAGTTTCGATTCTGCAAACCGGGTGCGTGTGGGCTCTTTCCTGCCCGCTCTGGTGCTGGCCCCGCTGCTCGTCTGGCTGATGAACCTGCTGAAATGATGTTGCAAGTTCACAGTCTCCTGGCACTTTGCGCTGTGAACTGTACACTGTTCACTGTAAACTCCTGAGATCGCCCACGTTCCATGATTCCGGGGCAAACTCCAAAACACAACAACTGAGGTGACGTGTGCAAATTCTGGTTCTGCTGCTTTCCTACCTGTTCGGAAGCATTCCGATTGGCCTCCTGATTGCCCGGCTTTACAACATCGACATCACCAAGGTGGGGTCCGGGAACATCGGGGCCACCAACATCCAGCGCAACCTGGGGTGGGGTCCGGCCCTTGTGGTGCTGGCCTTTGACATCTTCAAAGGGGGCATTGTCCTGTATCTGGCAAAAATGCTGGGCATGTCGGATTTCTATCTGGCTGCCTGTGCCCTGGCTGCCGTGCTGGGACACAATTACAGCATCTTTCTGAAGTTCAAAGGTGGGAAAGGGGTCGCCACATCCATTGGCACCCTGCTGGTGATGAATCCCCTGATTGGACTGGGTACGGTGGTGATTGCTGTGGGCATCATGTACCTGACCCGCTTTGTCTCGGCTGGCAGCATGATGGGAGGCATAGCTGCAGTGCTCTTGCTGCTGTACCACGGTGATCCGCTGTGGCAGGTGGTCACCGCCACCGGTCTGGCCCTGCTGATCCTGTGGACCCACCGGGACAACTTCCAGCGTCTGCAGGCAGGCACCGAGCGCCGACTGGGATCTCCGAAGGAAGCGAAAAAATAACAGATGAGACAGGTTTATGGCCAGTTGCAATCCCTCTATGCCCTGTGCATTGCCCCCCACCCGGACGATGCAGAAATCGGGGCTGGAGGCACCCTGATCCGCCTTGCTGAAGCAGACAAAGCTGTTGGGATTCTGGAACTGTCTCTGGGCGAGATGGGCACCCTCGGCACCCCCGAAGAGCGCCTCCAGGAAGCCAAGAACGCCGCTGAAATCATGGGGCTGGCCTGGAGGGGAAACCTGGAATTCCCGGATGGTGGAATCAGGGCAGAGAGAGATCAGGTCCTGAAACTCGCCCGGGTGTTGCGTCAGGTCAGGCCTGAAGTGCTGTTCATCCCCCATCCGCTGGACAGGCATCCTGACCATGTGGGCAGCCACCAGCTCTGCAAAGAAGCTGTGCATGTCGCAGGTTTGCGCAAAGCAGACCTGAAAGAATCACCCCACAAAGTCAGACGGGTTTTGCTCTATCAGGGAAATTTCCCCATGGAGGCAAGTGTTCTGGTGGACACCAGCAACGTGCAGGAGAAGTGGGAAAAGTGTGTGATGGCCCACACCAGCCAGTTCACCGGGCCTGCCATTTCAGAAACGGTTTCTCCTGAGGTGGTGGACCGCCGCCGGGCACGCAACATGTACTGGGGCACGTTTGCAGGGGTGAAATACGCTGAGGCATTTGCCAGCGAAACCCCTCTGCTTCTGGACCCCACCACACTTTGATTGCGCCCATTGATCGACGCTGTGCATTTCGAAACAACACACCGGACCTTGGAAGTCCGGTGATTTTTCTGGCAGTTTTGCAGCCTACAATAAAAGCATGAAGCGTGTGGCACAGTACGCACTGGCAGGATTGCTGCTGGTCTCAAGCACCCCTGTGAGGATTCCCAGTCCCCAGGAGAACCCTGATGGGGCCGCTGCAGCCCTCCCCTACCCTGAACATTACCGGGAGACCATGACCCTGTACGCGGTGGTGGACCGCCCGGATGGCATGGTGCGCAAGCTGTACGTGAGCCAGAGTGCCCTGAAAGCGGTGCAAAGCAAACAGCCATACCCCACTTCTGGAGACGCCCTGTATGTGATCGAGAACTACAGGGCGCAAAGTGCCAACCAGAAATACCTGCTGGATGCTCAGCGCCACATGGTTCCGAAAGACATCCCGGAAACCATCCATGTGATGCAGCGCCGGGCCAACAAAGCAGGAGCGATGGACAACTGGAATGTCCAGAGTTTCTTTTACAACACAGGAGAAATTGAGGGGCGGGCCAACCTGTTCGAGTGCTGGGCCTGTCATGTTTCGGCAGAGAAGCGTGAATTTGTGTTCTCCAGACCCGTCCTGCAGAGGTTTCTGGCTTCAGGGCAGGTGCAGCGCTGGGACTGTCCAAAAATCAACCGTCAACTGTGTGACCAGCATTTGGACCCGCCCTGAAGGCAGGGTATAAGATGGTGGGGTGAAACACAAAATACTTCTCACCTCACTGCTTTTGGCTTCAGGCCTCACCCTGGCTGCCCCACTGAACCGTTATGTTCCAGAAACCGCTCTCGCCGAATTCGAAATGAATGGGCTGAGGCAGATCAAACCCCAGATCAATACCCTGATTGATCTGGAAAGCACCCTGCTGGATGCTGGCCTGCAATACGACGAGGCCAGTCTGGTGCAGAACCTGCTCTGGGGAGGCCTTGGCCTGGAAGCCAATCTGTCCGTGCACACCGTGAGAAACGATGTGGAGGTTCTGGCCGTGACCCGTGTGGACAAAGGCTCCCAGAGGCTCGTCCAGAAGTTCCTTGCGGATGCCTCCAAAGGGGGCAAAAAGCCCGTCAAGCTGCGCGAAGGCCGCTTTGTGTTCTTCCAGCAAGATGATTTCTATTTTGGGTTCCAGGATGGCCTTGCCTACGCCAGCTCACATCCCCAGGTGCTGCGTGAATTCTTCAAACGCCTGCAGAACAGCAAACTGCCAGGACTCTCCAGCCAGCAGAGTTTCCAGAGCACCATGTCTGAAGATGGAGGCAACTTCAAAGCCTTCGTGAACATGAAACTCCTGATGTCCCTGGTGCTCAAAGAAGTTCCAAAGTCTGATCTGGACACCCTCCCACAGGTCATCAACACCCTGAAGAGTCTGCAGGGCGTCAGCATGTCCGCGAAATTCACAAAATCAGGGATGGAAGGAAGCAGCATCATCAGCTTCCAGAACCTGTCTCCTGAGCTGCAGGGTCTGCTCTCTTACGCCAAAACAGACTTCAATGCCAACCACCTGATCACGAAGGATGTGCAGGGCTATGCCGTCAGTGCAGTCAATGCCCAGGGCTGGCTGGATTACCTGGTGGGTCTGGTCCCTGAGCTGGAAGCCGAATTGCCCGAGAGCTTTGATCGCTTTAAGGCGCAACTCGGAAATGAAATTGTGGCAATCTACCCTGCTCCAGTCGCAGGCAAAACCCTCTCCACCCTGAGCGGAGCGAATGTACTGTTTGGTCTGGAAGTGGCTGATCCAGTTGCTGCACAGGCCATGCTGGACGAACTGGTGCAGGCCCTTGAAGATGCACAGAGCAAACCAGGCGCCGACGTGGAACCCGCCGTGGATGATGGGATGACCGAAGAAGAAATGGATGCCCCTGAGCCAGAACTGTCAGATGAAGAGATGCTGGATCAACCTGTGGACCCTGATCCCATGATGGCTGGAGCACCGGACAAACCCGAATTCCAGGTTCAAAAACTGGATGGAGGCGTCACCTGCCTGGATTTCTCACAGGGCAGTGACACCGCCACCATGGGTGAACTGGCCGCCCTTCAGGGCATGCTGGGAGACAGCATGAAAGTCTGCTTCAAGATTCACCAGAATTTCCTGATGATCGGTCTGGGAGCAGATGCCCTGAATGACCTCCCAACCGCTGAACAGGCCCTCAGTCCCTCCAGACAGCAGACCCTCTTTGGGAACCGTGCCCTGACAGGTTTCCAGTGGGTTGGAGGAGACTACTACAAAAACTACGCCAGTCAGCTTCGACTTGGCGGCGTGATGCTGGGGTCCTTTGCGAAAGACAGTGCAGAGAAAGAAATCATGGGCTTTGCCACCTCTCTGGTGTCCGGTCTGGCCAACCTTGCAGACCGCATTGAGGAAAGTGTCAGCGTGTCCTACTTCGACAAAAACCGTGTGATCAGCAAGAGCACCACAAAGATCAAGTGGTGAGCTGACCCCACCACAAAACAAAAGACACCCCCGTGACCTGAGGAGGAGGGAAAAGGGTCACGGGGGATGTGTTTTCAGTGTACGGGTGCCCCATAAGAACCCTGTGATGCCTGCATGAAAAGCCCTGTCACCACCTGAGCTGTAACAGGGGCCAGCAACACCCCATTGCGGTGATGGCCAGTGGCGACCAGCACATTTCGCAGTGTGGGATGGGGTCCAACAAAAGGCTCTGACCTGTAGGGGCGCAACCCCACCTTGTGATCCAGCACACGGGACTGCACAGATGCCGGACGGTGCTGGTGCGCATAGGCAAGCAGGGTCTTCCTGGCTCCCCGTGTTGGGGTCACGTCCCAGGTCTCGATGTCCGTGGCCCCGACAAAAGTGCTGCCTCCCCGGGGCACCAGATAGCCTCTGCCCTTGTACAGGGCGTGGTCCACGTGCTGGCCTTCCAGCAGCAGGGCCTGACCCTGTCTGGCCTGGACCTCCACTCCGAACCTGGAGGTCCAGGCACCGCAGGCCAGCACCACCTGATCTGACTGCATGCTGCCTGCAGTGGTCTTGAGGGTGACGTTCCGTTCGTCGACGTGCAAGGTTGTCACCTCTGCAGGGGTCACTGGACAGAGCAGGTGAAGGGCACGCAAAACCTGTTCAGGGTCCACACTGCCCTCTTCAGGGAAAAAAGCCATGCCATGTGGATGGTCAGGATGGTCTTGCTGCCACTGGCCTGAGGTGCGGTGCTGCTGTGCTTCCTGCATGCTCATGGCTGCATGGCCGAGCCCGGGAATGTACCCCACATCCACACCCAGCTTCTCAAAACGCTGGAGCCATTCCTGCCACAACTTCAGAGAAACCTGTGCCTGCACGCGCCATGAGGAGGGAATGGACCGGGCTTCACTGGTGGGGGCCAGCATCCCCCCACTGGCCCGGGTGGCCTGCCCTGCAAAACCTGCATCCAGCAGGGTAACTTCTGCACCCACATCCCTGAGCTTGGCGGCAATCATGCTGCCCATGATGCCTGCCCCAACCACAATCACTTTCTGGTCTCTTTTCAAAAGTCTCTCCTTGCCCACCATCAGACTGGAACTTCAGGATCTGCAAGCCGCACGACACCCTGCACAGGACTGCTGGGACTGGCGTGTTCCCGCACAGGCATGCGTCCGGCAAGGTGGGCTTCTCTTCCGGCCTTCACCGCATCCCGGAA of the Deinococcus cellulosilyticus NBRC 106333 = KACC 11606 genome contains:
- the bshB1 gene encoding bacillithiol biosynthesis deacetylase BshB1, which translates into the protein MRQVYGQLQSLYALCIAPHPDDAEIGAGGTLIRLAEADKAVGILELSLGEMGTLGTPEERLQEAKNAAEIMGLAWRGNLEFPDGGIRAERDQVLKLARVLRQVRPEVLFIPHPLDRHPDHVGSHQLCKEAVHVAGLRKADLKESPHKVRRVLLYQGNFPMEASVLVDTSNVQEKWEKCVMAHTSQFTGPAISETVSPEVVDRRRARNMYWGTFAGVKYAEAFASETPLLLDPTTL
- a CDS encoding DUF554 domain-containing protein; its protein translation is MDFFLKTSGTWINVVTVLLGTFLGVILGGRIPDRMNRTLMQVLAVTTLYIAIDMGGSLAGLSIGKLPGIIAALICLALGAVIGEVLQLEEHLGGLGETLKEKFKGKGRFTEGFVTASLLFCIGPMTIIGSIQNGLQLDPKTLILKATLDGIAAVALTGVYGMGVGFSAVVVLVVQGIFSLAAGGLASALPNPATDPGVLLITGTGGLMITGISFNLLFGSFDSANRVRVGSFLPALVLAPLLVWLMNLLK
- the plsY gene encoding glycerol-3-phosphate 1-O-acyltransferase PlsY, giving the protein MQILVLLLSYLFGSIPIGLLIARLYNIDITKVGSGNIGATNIQRNLGWGPALVVLAFDIFKGGIVLYLAKMLGMSDFYLAACALAAVLGHNYSIFLKFKGGKGVATSIGTLLVMNPLIGLGTVVIAVGIMYLTRFVSAGSMMGGIAAVLLLLYHGDPLWQVVTATGLALLILWTHRDNFQRLQAGTERRLGSPKEAKK
- a CDS encoding helix-turn-helix domain-containing protein; the protein is MTLNDQLRHLPKFLTVREVADFTFCHDRTVRRWIRSGTLSALETPEGLRIPRRELRRFLGLQEAS
- a CDS encoding FAD-dependent oxidoreductase, which encodes MKRDQKVIVVGAGIMGSMIAAKLRDVGAEVTLLDAGFAGQATRASGGMLAPTSEARSIPSSWRVQAQVSLKLWQEWLQRFEKLGVDVGYIPGLGHAAMSMQEAQQHRTSGQWQQDHPDHPHGMAFFPEEGSVDPEQVLRALHLLCPVTPAEVTTLHVDERNVTLKTTAGSMQSDQVVLACGAWTSRFGVEVQARQGQALLLEGQHVDHALYKGRGYLVPRGGSTFVGATDIETWDVTPTRGARKTLLAYAHQHRPASVQSRVLDHKVGLRPYRSEPFVGPHPTLRNVLVATGHHRNGVLLAPVTAQVVTGLFMQASQGSYGAPVH
- a CDS encoding cytochrome P460 family protein codes for the protein MKRVAQYALAGLLLVSSTPVRIPSPQENPDGAAAALPYPEHYRETMTLYAVVDRPDGMVRKLYVSQSALKAVQSKQPYPTSGDALYVIENYRAQSANQKYLLDAQRHMVPKDIPETIHVMQRRANKAGAMDNWNVQSFFYNTGEIEGRANLFECWACHVSAEKREFVFSRPVLQRFLASGQVQRWDCPKINRQLCDQHLDPP